ACAAACCAATCATGTTCTCACATATTTAACTCCTAGTGATCCATTTTTCATCATACCGGGTAccaaatatccaaaagatacgagtataaaaactctactaatccTATCCAACAATGTCTAAGAGTATGTCAAATCTCATCTTTTAGATATTCAAATATCCACAATTAAAGAATCACAATCCAAATTTATAACCAACTTACCACGTTTCAAAGTAGTGTAGTGTGATATTCACAATGGTCGCAATAGCAAAAACAAACATACATATCTGAAATTGATGAAAGTCACGTACAGAATTCGAGCACTTAGATATATTACTAGAAGCACTTTTACTTGAAGCAATAAACAAATTCAAGACTGATATTATTCTGTTTAATCTAGATATCTTCCCTTCATATATGAGATTTAGTGCTTTTAGGGGCATTGCCGTATAATTGAAGTAACACTGTGGAATGGCCAGCTATCCATCCATGGGCCAAAGTCAAAAGAGAAACAAATAAATCCCACAACCTATCCAATATATATCCTACCAAAATTAGTTTAACTAAAAACAAACTTTCCAAGGTCCAAGGGGTCATGACATACAAATTTTAGTGAAATCCATATACCAAATCTCTACATTCTAGTAATGATCTGAATTGGTCCTTTCAGACCTTTGATTTAAACTATTCCACCACTTCAATCCTCCCCTCCATCACTTATCAAAAAGCAAAAGAATTATACCTTGCGTAATTTATGAATTCAAAACCATGATTCTATCAAAATTTCGGTTGACTTATTAAATGCCCTATAAGTCAGAGTATTTCTACTAATAATGTCACGACCTGCTAAACAAGAGAACTGTAGTCTATTGTCTATAGATTGAATGCCCTCAACTAAGCATTATTGCTTAGGCCACAATATATATTGCAAATTGTAATGAGTGCGATTGCttactgttggtccctttggaggtcggcaagaggggaggggtgaattgccctacaaattaaaaccaaaaacccttctcggatattcaactaacttaaaaaaacttgtaattaaaaaggcagagactaagtaaagaaaaacagacaccagagttttacttggtttgcaatcaggggattgctaatccaaggaatgtaagcgcactatctgattctcctctgggcggagtagcctcttacagcgttgaacgtacaagaagaaaagtaaagcacacagaagttgattacaagttcgtcgttcttaTTAATTgattttggaccaaggctatatttatagccttggtcgggcgcctggaagggttccggatagaggataaactttatcctcttcaggatcgagtttgactcgatctggtcaaaacttcattccaggcgccccggaggcCAAGTCGatatggtccgggcgcccggaccccaaaagtcaactctggttgactttttgtctggTCCCcgctctggttcagctcgtcttggtccgggtcttacgctcggctccactagcttaggtgatctcggccatccgaatagggctcacccgaacccatgttccgccttctcctcgagcagccttccttccggtttctcgtccctcgaacgccgcgcgcgttcttctcgcccaccggtgtactcttcgggacacctcgtccctcggacgcaccgtcctctctcgtgccgtccttctcgctagccgcgtcttccgctcgacttcctgtgttcctaagttcctgcacacttagacacaagggttaaacaacgcaggacctaacttaacttgtttgatcacatcaaaacacctcggggttccaacaatctccccctttttgatgtgagcaccccaagttaagctagggaaaaacagatgcaataaaaacaatttatttgtaattaagtccaaagatatttcataaaaaaaagtttatatacctccccctagacttaacattcttctccccctttgatcacattaaaaataggggttctttaaacaagtctaaggtaaacaaaatttaagtgaattttcataaaactttctaaggcaatttctaaggcaatgtttcaaaagagaatatttagtaaaaaaaattctaagtcaataattttcagaaattttctaagtcaattcaaaaaaaattattataaattatataaattgaataactcttttaaagcattaggtaaattaaattaatgctttttcagttagtcaattaaacttttcatttcgatacttggcttccaggtcgtggcgagacactaggccttcttggttattggagcaacaaccacttccttagacaaagcctcataatgaaattagtcgtttaatttccttgctgaaaatgctaagttaaattaaacaggtttttggaacctagtagaggttcctacttacagggttaaccaagtatttcctaggtacatagatttttgatatatttctaatttgactttgatgaaatctataataccaatttaaacctctataatttctaaaagtagaaatatttgaacttttatattttttcaatctttctatttcttcttttagtttttcattgtgaattttcaatttatcaaaatcctctattagacatgattttgttaaaattccttttgtttccaaaatttcattttttaatttggcattttctttttctaatttatacatggatttagtcattgccttaatgccagagtaaagttgatcagggggtaagaggcatacctcacttaccatgtcagacttaaagcctgaatctccccctgcttcgctgccttcatccgaggtcgctccctcttcatcgttgctcgattctgatatactttgtccatcgtagcttgccatcagtgctatcccggcgtattcttgagcttctgattcagatgaagaagtgtcatcccaagttgcttttaggttgtgtttcttgggagacttccttttgtcctttttgagttctgggcagtcttctcttatgtgtccctccttctgacactggtagcatcgcacctttcttcctcctttttgattctttttattctgcattttaaatttattagacctaaagaattttttaaaatttcttaccatgtgcgcttcttgatcgtcttcggagtctgactcgagttcatccttctgagttgtgttcagcgctatagtctgggttgtatcctttgtcgttcctgcacatctagtttcgtgtaattcaagagtagaaaaacattcctctaatgtacttacctccaggtcctttgagatgtagtaggtgtcgatgattgacgtccactcgGAGTtcgggaaaggcgttgagtgcgtggCGTAAGGCgtccgatttgttaccgtttcaagGGTTCTCGAGAccaagtaactagttcttttacctttgcatgtgaGACcgactactttctcacctttctcagcggatgttcattagtttgtttcggaggatgtcccttctagcgattcgcttcggatgtgccttcgtggagttctagaaacttcttcCAAAGTTCTTTAGTGATGAGTAGCCCGTCGGTTTACTTCTGGCGATGTCGCTTAGCGGTGATGTTCACTACTGCTTGCTACTgaactcattctgctcttttttgtccaattgctttcttcttttcttcaccgttctgatttgttggagctacaaaaccgtatttcataataaaataaatttcaatctcggtttttagaaatacctccatctggcttcctgtgaagttcctcgaattttggtggaacgatgcttggtccgccaTCTTTATTGCTTCGataggcggttagtcctcctgagcgtccttgctctgataccacttgttggtcctttggaggccggtaagagggaggggtgaattgcctacaaattaaaaccaaaacccttctcggatattcaactaacttaaaaaacttgtaattaaaaagagagactaagtaaagaaaagcagacaccagagttacTTGGCTTGCAAtcgggattgctaatccaaggaatgtaagcgcactatccgATTCTCCtgcaggcggagtagcctcttaccgttgaacgtacaagaagaaaagtaaagcacgaagttgattacaagttcgtcgttcttaTTAATTGATTTgctcggaccaaggctatatttatagccttggtcggacgcctggaagggttcggcgccctggggataaaactttatcccccaacagatcgagtttgactcgatatggtcaaaaacctcattccgggcgccccggaccccaaaagtcaactctggttgacttttttcgtctggtcgctccgcttcggttcagctcgtctcggtccgggtcttctgttccggctccactagcttgggtgatctcggtcatccggaatagggctcacccgaatccatgttccggccttctcctcgagcagccttccttcccggtttctcgtccctcgaacgccgcgcacgttcttctcgtccaccggtgtactcttccgcggacacctcgtccctcggacgcaccgagcccgtcggctctcccgtgccgtccttctcgctagtcgcgtcttccgctcgacttcctatgttcctaagttcctgcacacttagacacaagggttaaacaacgcaggacctaacttaacttgtttgatcacatcaaaacacctcggggttccaacacttaCAACCTCATCCAGGATAAGTCACATCACTTAAGGCTTATTCCTCATAAATATATTGAGTTTTAGAAGTGCAATCAGAACTTAATTAAATTCTCCATCGCCAAATTTATGGTTTGAAAATTTCAGCTTGTTTTTGTTTCTATCAAATTGGTAAATTGAACCATGTCTACTATTAACACTATCCTTGAAAGGATGCCTGCGTGCAATTTATTCCCCTGCCTAAGAAACTCTTCCACATAAACACAATGAAGGAAAGACTTTCCATCCAAGCAAGTGAAACACAATAGAAAAGTTAGCGAGTGAGTTTAGACATAAGGTCTAAAGATAGAATTCAAGAGAACTTAAATGATGGAGAGGAAGCTTGAGTGATGAAAAAGAGAGACGGATCTTTTCTTAGTGCTCAGTATTAAGTCATGCTAAGCTTGTTTTGCTTAGTAAGAATAATACAAAGGTGATCGTAGGCAGCATGAGCAAAATGACAAATTCTGCCCAGGATGCTTATTAGTTATATGAAGACCTGGTCAAATGTGATGTATCACTCTTATCAAGCTACAGATTGCTACAGATTGCTGACTGAGATATTAGGATCTATCCCTTCGCTACTCATTCCCAACATCAATAGTCTGACACTAGTCTACGAGTGGACTCTCCGAATGCCTATTGATCGCATGCAAtatatcactacaagaaaaaagctaaacaacaacgcttttttggcgttgtcgtatgtactaaaaaagtgatgttgtagatggtgttgtagaaagtcatatcaaagacaacgctttaaaagcgttgtggttggtcacaaagacaacgctttttaagcgttgtcttttcgttcttaaaaagcgttgttatagatgctgttgtaaaaatgcacatatcaaagacaacgctttaaaagcgttgtggttggtcacaaagacaacgctttttaagcgttgtctattcattcttaaaaagcgttgttaaagatgctgttgtaaaaatgcgcatatcaaagacaacgctttaaaagcgttgtggttggtctcaaagacattgttttttaagcgttgtcttttattacttaaaaacgttgtctttttaaatttataaaaaatagtgttttttaaatagcaaaattataaaaatactcaaaatttacatataattgaatatccacaaccacaatcatttttataataagactatttaacaaataaataaaactttatattatacaaacaaaatgtatacatattgatccacaaattaaatttgtatcatacaagttatccttaacttcatgacaataatttttcaaacacacaagttttacaaaacctcatcattgactaaccgctgttgttggtgtccatcgcatggaattgcttctttaagtccaacaatctcttcttctgaaaggctttcagctatcactcttagagccatcttcttcaacttgtcatcagcacacctggggttgtaggcaatcaagaaattttgtatgaaaactttcatacatgtaaatctcgtactaaataatatgtcaatgttatatatacatgtaattcataccgtaagtgtgtttatatcgtaatcgacaagttttctttagggccaacttctactcaagctctttaaacactgcatcaaaataaaaaaattggcattagttatgtgctaaatgaaaatcatatttagaggaaaaagcgggagtgttgtagatggatatattaaccaagcatattaatgtttgacctgtctttacaagttctaagcatatatattaaccaagcatataacctaagaggaataagttacaaaatgctacttgatgtttgacctgtctttattggattttgcggccccggtcttcttgtagccaggcacaatgtaatacttgatgttgactctacctttgcagttgtttcggcttgaggagtggcaaagaatggtggagtagaggatggattttaggtattcatccgtgccatcgaggaaatgactccagtaggtgactagcatgttgaccagggcatgcttggagaagatgacttgtttcagaagctttttagatcaaagatacgaagtgcattgttataaaactagatgcacgaacacttgcttatacggttcttgaaataaaatacattcgtaaccgtcactagcccaagctcaataaggaaaattcacggtaaatgtgcatagtatacctcagatactgcagatgatagggaaggccagaagacagtttgatgcaaatattgagattgcccaagccaatccatggtactaatcctgacagctcctccaaatcgcactgacttgattgtgtccacccatccttgttcatcagcttggaacctttgaaatgaaaactgcattgggtacatggaaaaaacaacaaaaagggaggataaatgatagccaccaacctaattgttcacaaatatctgtataagttattaagggtgttcatagaagttgatcctttagccgtgtctgttagatggtcaaatctaggcgccaactcaaaaatgttggcgtccaagtgttagtgttcaactacttctgacAATGAAGTAGTAGCAGATAATCAAGAACACAAGAGAATCTGAAAGAGTCTatatttctttcactagtagcagataatgattagattagaaagCAAAAGAACGCATACCACACCAGCTGCTCCTGCTGTTAAAGCCATAGGTGCAGTGACAGCGCTTAATCCAGATGAGCACATAACTGGAATCTGAACTGCTCGGGAAATGGAGTATGCAGCTGCTAGCGTTGGTGTGGCCTACATTTTAAAGAGGAAAAATATCACATTTTTCATCACAAGTGTGCTAAGATTTCTTATTCGTACTGTTGTTACCTTCTCGATCAAACCAAGGACACCAGGTTTTGATGGACTTGAGTATTTCCCTCCTTCAGTTTGGATTATATCAGCACCTTCCTGTTCCAGCAACTCTGCTAGCTTCACCTTTTTAAATTGAACAAAAAACAACGAGAGATTGTGTTAGTGACAAATCTCAGTTTACGAGGAAATAAATGAGCTACCTGATCAGGGAGACTAAGCATGTGTGGCACGGTTACAGACAGTGTAATGGATGGAAGAATCCTTCTAGTTTCTCTAGTGAGCTTTAGAATCTGACAATGGCACCACAGAATAGTGACGAGATAGAAATAGCTGAAAATACTCGAGGAACTGCAAGGAAAAGTACGATCATGATTCATATACCTGTTCAGGGGAAAACTGAATTCCCATCTCGTAGAAAGAATCATAATTTCCAATTTCCACCTGCATTTAGCACAAGGATTTTAATGTTTGGTATGACAGACAATCCGATCGAAACCAGTCAAGTTCATCGCATCCTAACCATTTGGgcacctgcttccactgcagaaGGAAATGCCAAAGGGTCCACAGAGGAAACACAAATCTGCAAGAACAAGATCATCATAAGAAAGAAGAGCTGTGGAActctgaaaatgcgagctactgaggcagcgagcaatctgcttgaacaaggtaatcatgcagtgttggaactctgtcgtgagcatcaaagaccaaatattaccaaatattaagatcactgacaaaccaaataataccttatttttaacagctatctagaggatctggctttttgacttgaagctggttcaaagaagacaaatcaaatatacaaatactaagatgaaagcataatgaagtagttaactttttctactttacctgattataagatctacagcttcttgctcagtattttgctgcacgagtaattatta
This region of Zingiber officinale cultivar Zhangliang chromosome 9A, Zo_v1.1, whole genome shotgun sequence genomic DNA includes:
- the LOC122019022 gene encoding uncharacterized protein ycf23-like, producing MMILFLQICVSSVDPLAFPSAVEAGAQMVEIGNYDSFYEMGIQFSPEQILKLTRETRRILPSITLSVTVPHMLSLPDQVKLAELLEQEGADIIQTEGGKYSSPSKPGVLGLIEKATPTLAAAYSISRAVQIPVMCSSGLSAVTAPMALTAGAAGVVCVLLLSNLIIICY